Part of the Brassica oleracea var. oleracea cultivar TO1000 chromosome C8, BOL, whole genome shotgun sequence genome is shown below.
GTCACTTATCGTTGCTTCTTATACTCTGTTATTAACTTGTTATTTTACTTGCACATTTTGCCAGGTAGTATACATTAATGGGCGACCGTTTGTTCTGCGTGATGTGGAGAAACCGTACACCAATCTTGAGTACACGGTACCCTGCTAATATGTTTTCACTAGCCCTTTAATTTATGTCATCTCAATCTATTCGGAGGCACATATTTTTGTTCATCAATTAGCATTTTATACGTTAGTTGAAGCATTTTTGAGCAAATCACAAATGACAATGTATCCGTGGTTCCTTTCATTTCTGACCTTAAGTTCATCTTTCTGTTCAGGGAATCAACAGGGTAAGGGTAGAGCAAATGGAAGCACGGTTGAAAGAAGATATTCTCATGGAGGCTTCTAGGTATATGTTTAACTGTATCCACTGAGTCTTACAACGGTGTAACTTTTTTCTTTCTGCTTTGCGGTGTATTTGATTATTTTCCTGCCAGATATGGGAATAAGATACTGGTCACTGATGAACTGCCGGATGGTCAGATGGTGGACCAGTGGGAGCCAGTCTCAACTGATTCCTTAAAGACGCTGCTTGAGGTAGGACTTTGGAATGAAGAATCTATGTGTTTGACACAGAGAATTTATCCTTTTATGTGGTTTCCATGTCATTATTTTTTGCTTATACGCTTCTCTGGACCCAGTTTTACGAAGAACTGCAAGCTGAAGGCTACCTTGTTGATTATGAGCGTGTTCCTGTAACGGATGAAAAGTCACCTAAAGAAACAGATTTTGATGCGTTGGTAAGTCTTATGCTTACGAAATTAGTGAGAACGTTTTTGTGGGTAACTTTGGCGAAACACAAAGCTAGGATAGTTTGTTTTCATTCCTTTCCTAAAGTCAAAATGTTCAGAGATCTTATCTCCTTCCATTTGGTATTTGCTAGGTACATAACATAATACGTCCCTGTCAACTAATATACTAATTTACATTTGTGTTTGCAGATTAAGAAGATATCTCAAGCTGACATTAATACCGAGATAATTTTTAATTGTCAAATGGGACGTGGACGTACAACGACTGGAATGGTGATTGCAACTCTCGTCTATTTCAAGCGTACCGGAGCATCAGGTACTTACTGAAGAGACTCTACAAATTATATATTTATTTGAAACAGAAAGAACCTAATTTGGAGAACATTATTTTGAATTGTCTATTTCTGCCCCTTTTGGAATGTAACGTGCTTTATAGTTTAGAAAGAAGTGTCACGGTAGGGACTAGCCAAATAATCACATCTCAACTCTCTTAATACATATATGTAAGTCCAGGAGCCACGTTTTCAGGAACAAAATATAAACTAGACCCAAAGAGTCATGACAGATTCGTTTTTAAGGCAGTACATTATGGTAGAAATTTGTACTAACCTGCCTTTTTTTTCTTTGCTATATCTCTTTGAATAAAGATCATGGATTCCCAAGAAACAACTCTTTTGGGAGAATCTTTAAAGCTGGTGAAAATATTACTATAAATCTGCCAAATTCTGAGGAGGCAATCCGTAGAGGGGAATATGCAGTTGTTAGAAGTTTGATACGAGTCTTAGAGGTATTTAGTCCCTTTGTGCTTGTCTTTATTTGATCTTCTTGCTGGTCCGGCTGGTTCTAACCATTAACTGGTTTCATGATTCCAGGGTGGTGTAGAAGGCAAAAGGCAAGTTGATAAAGTCATCGACAAATGTGCATCCATGCAGGTATTTTTTTTTTCAATTTTAATACTGAAGTATACTATCTGATATATAAACTGTGTTGTGTTTGTCTTATGGGTTTTCACTTAAGGTAAAAGCTCTAAATATTATCGTTGAATTAACTTACAGAACTTACGAGAGGCGATTGCAACCTATCGGAGTAGTATTTTGCGTCAACCTGATGAAAAAAAGAGAGAGGCAGCACTCTCATTCTTTGTTGAGTACTTGGAAAGATACTACTTCCTTATATGTTTTGCTGTGTACCTTCATTCAGAGGGTGGTTACCTTCAATCTGGTTCGCTTGGTCATGTCAGTTTTTCTGATTGGATGCGAGCTAGGCCAGAGCTCTATAGCATTCTTCGCAGGTACTGGACAGGCGTCTTTTTTTTCCCTTTGAATTTGAATGCTAAAAATTAGACTGCATATGGTATTCAGCCGTCTCATGTAAGTTCATATTCCTCTTTTAGGTTGCTCAGGAGAGATCCTATGGGTGCCCTTGGATATGCGGCTATGAAGCCTTCTTTGACAAAGATTGCAGAATCTACTGATGGGCGCCCTCATGAGATGAGTGTCGTTGCTGCACTTAGAAGTGGGGAAGTACTGGGAAGTCAGACTGTTCTAAAGAGTGATCATAGTCCCGGTTGTCAAATTCTAAGTCTACCAGAGAGGGTGGAAGGAGCACCAAATTTTAGAGAGGTTCCAGGATTTCCTGTATATGGTGTAGCGAACCCAACTATAGATGGTATTCGATCTGTCATTGAAAGGGTTGGGAGTTCAAGAGGTGGCCGGCCTGTCTTTTGGCACAACATGAGAGAAGAACCTGTTATATACATCAACGGGAAACCGTTTGTGCTACGTGAAGTTGAAAGGCCATATAAGAACATGCTAGAATATACGGTAAATAATCTGTAGTTTTTAGTATATTAGCCGATACTAATGAATTGGTCAAAAAGCTGACATAAGTACCTTTGTTTAGGGGATTGATCGCGATAGAGTCGAAGGAATGGAGGCTCGTTTGAAAGAGGATATTCTGAGAGAAGCTAGGCGGTATGATGGTGCGATAATGGTTATTCATGAAACCAAGGATGGACAGATTTTTGACTTATGGGAACATGTGGATGCTGATTCTGTTCAAACACCCCTCGAGGTGTACAAAAGTTTAGAGGCCGATGGCTTTCCTATTAAGTACGCCCGTGTGCCTATTACCGATGGTAAAGCGCCTAAAAGCTCTGACTTTGACACATTGACGTCCAATATCGCTTGTGCTTCCAAAGACACTGCTTTTGTCTTCAATTGCCAGGTTGAGATTCACAATCTGCTTTGGTATTTGATATATTAAGTATTCTTGAGTTTTGCTGTTCGACTTACAAAGGGAATTCCTTTTTTTCATTCGCAGATGGGTAGAGGTAGAACAACCACTGGAACTGTTATTGCATGTCTAGTGAAGCTCCGCATCAATTATGGAAGACCTATTAAGGTTCTGTATGATGTTCTGACCCATGAAATCGTGGATGAAGATTCATCAAGTGGTGGTGAAGAAACTGGAAGCAATACCGCTGAAACAAGACCTCGTATTTCAGAAAGAAGAACCGAGGACCAGCAGGGCCGTACATTTGGAATGGATGACATCCTCCTGCTGTGGAAAATCACTAGGTTATTCGATAACGGAGTTGAATCTCGTGAGGCGTTAGATGCTGTGATTGATAGATGTTCTGCTTTGCAAAACATTCGTGAAGCTGTTCTGCAGTACAGGAAAGTTTTCAACCAACAACATGTTGAGCCAAGAGTAAGAAGTGCTGCATTGAAGCGTGGCGCTGAATATTTGGAGAGATACTTCCGGTTGATTGCCTTTGCAGCATATCTTGGAAGTGAAACTCTAGACGACTTCTTTGTGAAAGGAGGGTCTAAGGTGACTTTCAAGAATTGGCTGCATCAGAGACCTGAGGTGCAAGCGATGAAGTGGAGCATAAGGCTAAGGCCTGGACGATTTTTTACCATTCCTGTGAGTATTGCCTCATTATTTTAGGCTTGAAAACTGTAAATGCTATCTTTCTTTTGCACGTTACAGCTTTTAATTTTCTTCTTGCAGGAGGAACTGCGGGCACAGCACGAATCACAACATGGTGATGCAGTCATGGAGTCAATTGTGAACGAACGGAGTGGTTCTGTTTTGGGCAAAGGTTCTATACTTAAAATGTACTTTTTCCCTGGTCAAAGAACTTCAAGTCGTGTGCAGATTACTGGTGCACCTCATGTATACAAGGTATGTTTATTTTTTTTTACTATGATAACGTCCTTCACCTTGCCATCACTGCCTTATATCAACCGGCAAAAATCATTTCAGGTCGATAGATATCCTGTGTATAGCATGGCAACTCCCACAATTTCCGGAGCTAAAAAGATGCTCGCCTATTTAGGAACCAAACTAAAAGAAGGAGGCGGGGATTCAGCAGCAAGAGTAGTTGTAACAGACCTGAGAGAAGAAGCAGTTGTTTACATCAATGGGACTCCATTTGTCTTGAGAGAATTGAGTAAACCAGTCGATACCCTCAAGCATGTGGGGATAACCGGCGCTGTGGTATGTGCACACCTTTAATTATGACGCGGGCTTCATATACGTTTTTATTGATTTGTATATTTAATGCAGGTAGAGAGCATCGAAACACGGCTAAAAGAAGATATATTGTCTGAGGTTAGAGAAACTGGAGGTCGAATGCTATTACATCGTGAAGAGTATAGCCCAGCATCAAATGAGTCTCGGGTGATAGGATACTGGGAGAATATTCAACCAGAGAATGTGAAGACGCCTGCAGAAGTATATGCTGCTCTTAAAGATGAAAGCTACAACATATCGTACCGGAGAATACCATTAACCAGAGAAAGAGACGCATTAGCTTCCGATGTAGATGCAATCCAGTATTGCAAAGACGAGTAAGGATCATTCATTGTTCTTTTTTTTTTTCTTTTTATTAATTCACTTAACATGTTCCGTTTTAACTGGTGGACACAACTTTCAACAGTGCCGCTGGGGGTTACTTGTTTATATCGCACACCGGTTTTGGAGGAGCTTCTTATGCTATGGCCATTACTTGTCTCGTGCTTCAACCTGGTCAGAAGCTTACAGCTACGCCAAACACAGATTCTTCTACCTTGGACGAAGAAGACGAGTCACCTTGTCGGGCTTGTGATGAAGAAACGTTGAGTATGGGAGATTACCGTGACATACTGAGTCTGATAAGAGTGCTTTCACATGGTCCTCAAAGCAAAGCAGACGTAGATGGGATAATCCAACAGTAAGTAATAATATCAAATCAAATCTCTTTTGACATATTTTTAATTAACCACATAGCTAGCTCATGACTTAGTTGTAT
Proteins encoded:
- the LOC106311607 gene encoding paladin-like, producing the protein MREMASIPKEPEQVMKLRDGSVLGKKTILKSDHFPGCQNKRMTPQIDGAPNYRQADSLRVHGVAIPTAVGIRNVLRHIGAHKDGKQVQVLWISLREEPVVYINGRPFVLRDVEKPYTNLEYTGINRVRVEQMEARLKEDILMEASRYGNKILVTDELPDGQMVDQWEPVSTDSLKTLLEFYEELQAEGYLVDYERVPVTDEKSPKETDFDALIKKISQADINTEIIFNCQMGRGRTTTGMVIATLVYFKRTGASDHGFPRNNSFGRIFKAGENITINLPNSEEAIRRGEYAVVRSLIRVLEGGVEGKRQVDKVIDKCASMQNLREAIATYRSSILRQPDEKKREAALSFFVEYLERYYFLICFAVYLHSEGGYLQSGSLGHVSFSDWMRARPELYSILRRLLRRDPMGALGYAAMKPSLTKIAESTDGRPHEMSVVAALRSGEVLGSQTVLKSDHSPGCQILSLPERVEGAPNFREVPGFPVYGVANPTIDGIRSVIERVGSSRGGRPVFWHNMREEPVIYINGKPFVLREVERPYKNMLEYTGIDRDRVEGMEARLKEDILREARRYDGAIMVIHETKDGQIFDLWEHVDADSVQTPLEVYKSLEADGFPIKYARVPITDGKAPKSSDFDTLTSNIACASKDTAFVFNCQMGRGRTTTGTVIACLVKLRINYGRPIKVLYDVLTHEIVDEDSSSGGEETGSNTAETRPRISERRTEDQQGRTFGMDDILLLWKITRLFDNGVESREALDAVIDRCSALQNIREAVLQYRKVFNQQHVEPRVRSAALKRGAEYLERYFRLIAFAAYLGSETLDDFFVKGGSKVTFKNWLHQRPEVQAMKWSIRLRPGRFFTIPEELRAQHESQHGDAVMESIVNERSGSVLGKGSILKMYFFPGQRTSSRVQITGAPHVYKVDRYPVYSMATPTISGAKKMLAYLGTKLKEGGGDSAARVVVTDLREEAVVYINGTPFVLRELSKPVDTLKHVGITGAVVESIETRLKEDILSEVRETGGRMLLHREEYSPASNESRVIGYWENIQPENVKTPAEVYAALKDESYNISYRRIPLTRERDALASDVDAIQYCKDDAAGGYLFISHTGFGGASYAMAITCLVLQPGQKLTATPNTDSSTLDEEDESPCRACDEETLSMGDYRDILSLIRVLSHGPQSKADVDGIIQQCAGAGHLKEDICYYTKELNKLPNTKDEDRSYIMDMGVKALRRYFYLITFRSYLYCTSPKEMKFLDWMRSRPELGHLCHNLRIDK